A DNA window from Actinomadura coerulea contains the following coding sequences:
- a CDS encoding penicillin-binding transpeptidase domain-containing protein yields MTKGPGRGTAGPPSGRGRGPDGRGPRGAAGRDDKSGPGAARASGRQTGNTPRPPAGRADGAGRPGRKGGGARRPARSGTVPASRKETPGKDTPRKDTPRKDTARKDTARKDTGRKGTAPKEKPAGRTGGAATAIKRSARRKAPAKSAAAESRTARNAQGARPKTDGAGPRGPRPGGGSGRRPPPGRPPRPRVPFHRRDPLKRLNVGLLVVAFVLSLFAGRLVQLQTIDSGQYTEQAMLQRMRELTLPAVRGDITDAQGNPLAMTVEARAIFADPSLIKADKRQPIVNALAPTLGLNPATLLKQISRPETRFVYLAHGVRPDQARLVSSWNFLGIGTLPEYRREYPNDSLAASVIGFVNDTGSGAAGLESSLNGVLAGKAGWQRVEISPEGQHIPMGEDQKRPSVPGRGVRLTLQRDLQFKAQQAIERQVRASRAKSGTVIVMDPRTGRLLAMASAPGFDPNDYADSDRSRWGSPLVQDAYEPGSTGKVVTAAAVMEHGGVTPQTPYTVPDKIKKYDVVFHDSHPHPPERLTFAGVLAKSSNVGTIMASESIDSQRLYQTLRDFGFGRRTGLPLPGETPGLLVPPAKWSGTDRYPIAFGQTVSVNAVQMASVYSTIANGGVRVAPNLVAGTVGEHDRFTPAPEPERRQVISAKTARQISDMLEGVTTKEGTAPKAQIKGYRVAGKTGTAEVVNPRCGCYDGGGYTASFAGFAPADDPRLVVQVVLQDPKRGSHYGGDAAAPVFKDVMSFALQSEKIPPTGSRPPIIEIRARD; encoded by the coding sequence GTGACGAAGGGCCCGGGACGCGGTACCGCGGGGCCGCCCTCCGGCCGCGGACGCGGCCCGGACGGGCGCGGCCCCCGCGGCGCGGCCGGGCGGGACGACAAGAGCGGCCCGGGCGCGGCGCGCGCGTCCGGGCGTCAGACGGGGAACACGCCGCGCCCGCCCGCGGGACGGGCGGACGGCGCCGGACGGCCGGGCAGGAAGGGCGGCGGCGCCCGCCGTCCCGCGCGCAGCGGCACGGTCCCCGCCTCCCGCAAGGAGACCCCGGGCAAGGACACCCCCCGCAAGGACACCCCCCGCAAGGACACCGCGCGTAAAGACACGGCCCGTAAGGACACCGGCCGTAAAGGCACCGCGCCCAAGGAGAAACCGGCCGGGCGGACGGGCGGCGCCGCGACGGCCATCAAGCGCTCCGCGCGCAGGAAGGCGCCCGCCAAGAGCGCGGCCGCGGAGAGCCGCACGGCCCGCAACGCCCAGGGCGCGCGGCCGAAGACGGACGGCGCGGGCCCGCGCGGCCCGCGCCCCGGCGGCGGTTCCGGACGGCGCCCGCCGCCCGGCCGCCCCCCGCGGCCCCGGGTCCCCTTCCACCGGCGCGACCCGCTCAAGCGGCTCAACGTCGGGCTGCTCGTCGTCGCGTTCGTGCTGTCGCTGTTCGCCGGGCGCCTCGTCCAGCTCCAGACGATCGACTCGGGGCAGTACACCGAGCAGGCGATGCTGCAGCGGATGCGGGAGCTCACGCTGCCCGCCGTCCGCGGCGACATCACCGACGCGCAGGGCAACCCGCTCGCCATGACGGTGGAGGCCCGCGCGATCTTCGCGGACCCCTCGCTCATCAAGGCGGACAAGCGGCAGCCGATCGTCAACGCCCTGGCCCCGACGCTCGGGCTGAACCCCGCGACGCTGCTGAAGCAGATCAGCAGGCCCGAGACGCGGTTCGTCTACCTCGCGCACGGGGTCCGCCCCGACCAGGCCCGCCTGGTGAGCTCGTGGAACTTCCTCGGCATCGGTACCTTGCCGGAGTATCGCCGGGAATATCCCAACGATTCGCTGGCCGCCAGCGTCATAGGTTTCGTGAACGACACGGGGAGCGGGGCCGCCGGTCTGGAGAGCTCGCTGAACGGCGTGCTCGCCGGCAAGGCGGGCTGGCAGCGGGTCGAGATCAGCCCCGAGGGCCAGCACATCCCCATGGGCGAGGACCAGAAGCGCCCGTCGGTGCCCGGCCGCGGGGTCCGCCTGACGCTGCAGCGCGACCTGCAGTTCAAGGCGCAGCAGGCGATCGAGCGGCAGGTCCGGGCGAGCAGGGCCAAGAGCGGCACCGTGATCGTCATGGACCCGCGCACCGGCCGGCTCCTCGCGATGGCGTCCGCGCCGGGGTTCGACCCGAACGACTACGCCGACTCCGACCGGTCCCGCTGGGGCAGCCCGCTGGTGCAGGACGCCTACGAGCCGGGCAGCACCGGCAAGGTCGTCACGGCCGCGGCCGTCATGGAGCACGGCGGCGTCACCCCGCAGACGCCCTACACCGTGCCAGACAAGATCAAGAAGTACGACGTGGTGTTCCACGACTCGCACCCGCATCCGCCCGAGCGGCTCACGTTCGCCGGCGTGCTCGCCAAGTCGAGCAACGTCGGCACGATCATGGCCAGCGAGAGCATCGACTCCCAGCGGCTCTACCAGACGCTGCGCGACTTCGGGTTCGGCCGCCGGACCGGCCTGCCGCTGCCCGGCGAGACGCCGGGCCTGCTGGTGCCGCCGGCCAAGTGGTCGGGCACCGACCGCTACCCGATCGCATTCGGGCAGACGGTCTCGGTGAACGCGGTGCAGATGGCGAGCGTGTACTCGACGATCGCCAACGGCGGCGTCCGCGTCGCGCCGAACCTGGTCGCGGGCACCGTCGGGGAGCACGACAGGTTCACCCCGGCGCCCGAGCCGGAGCGCAGGCAGGTCATCAGCGCGAAGACCGCCCGGCAGATCAGCGACATGCTGGAGGGCGTCACGACGAAGGAGGGCACCGCCCCGAAGGCCCAGATCAAGGGTTACCGCGTCGCGGGCAAGACCGGTACCGCCGAGGTCGTCAACCCGCGCTGCGGCTGCTACGACGGCGGCGGCTACACCGCCTCGTTCGCCGGGTTCGCGCCCGCGGACGACCCGCGGCTGGTGGTGCAGGTCGTCCTGCAGGATCCGAAGCGCGGGAGCCACTATGGTGGCGATGCGGCGGCACCGGTCTTCAAGGACGTGATGAGCTTCGCGCTTCAGTCCGAGAAGATCCCGCCGACGGGGAGCAGGCCGCCGATCATCGAGATCCGCGCCCGCGACTGA
- a CDS encoding UDP-N-acetylmuramoyl-tripeptide--D-alanyl-D-alanine ligase — protein MIPLPLSTIAEITGGTRHGPPDPVVDDPVVHGPVVIDSRAVEPGALFAALKGDRADGHDFAAGALAAGAAGVLAQRPVDGPCVVVDDVQEALGRLARAVLERLPDVTVVAVTGSAGKTSTKDLIGQVLSGAGPTVYPPGSFNNEIGLPLTVLRADAATRHLVLEMGARGIGHIAYLTGIARPDVGVVLNVGTAHVGEFGSRENIALAKGEIVEAVPPGGTAVLNADDPLVSAMASRTRGEVVMFGRSPGAAVRAEDETLDEQGRARFTLVTPEGAAPVALRLHGSHAVPNALAAAAAARAAGLATGAVAEALSAAVPVSRWRMEVTERADGVTVVNDAYNANPDSTRAAIDVLVHLARGRRAYAVLGEMAELGDSSVAEHASIGQHVARSGIAGFVVVGAHAAAMAEGAGQVASWTGECVQVDDVGAAVTVLRERLAPRDVVLVKGSRVAGLERVAEAILAEDGR, from the coding sequence GTGATCCCACTTCCGCTGTCGACGATCGCGGAGATCACGGGAGGGACCCGGCACGGGCCGCCGGACCCGGTGGTGGACGACCCGGTGGTGCACGGCCCCGTGGTGATCGACTCCCGCGCGGTGGAGCCCGGGGCGCTGTTCGCGGCGCTGAAGGGCGATCGCGCGGACGGGCACGACTTCGCGGCCGGGGCCCTCGCGGCCGGGGCGGCGGGCGTGCTCGCGCAGCGCCCGGTGGACGGGCCCTGCGTGGTCGTCGACGACGTCCAGGAGGCCCTCGGGCGGCTCGCGAGGGCCGTCCTGGAGCGGCTGCCGGACGTGACCGTCGTCGCGGTCACCGGTTCGGCAGGCAAGACCTCCACCAAGGACCTCATCGGGCAGGTGCTGAGCGGCGCGGGCCCGACGGTCTACCCGCCCGGCTCGTTCAACAACGAGATCGGGCTGCCGCTCACGGTGCTGCGCGCCGACGCCGCCACCCGGCACCTCGTGCTGGAGATGGGCGCCCGCGGCATCGGCCACATCGCCTACCTCACCGGCATCGCGCGCCCGGACGTCGGCGTCGTGCTGAACGTCGGCACCGCGCACGTCGGCGAGTTTGGCAGCCGGGAGAACATCGCCCTTGCCAAGGGCGAGATCGTGGAGGCGGTCCCGCCCGGCGGCACCGCCGTCCTCAACGCCGACGACCCGCTGGTCAGCGCGATGGCGTCCCGGACGCGCGGCGAGGTCGTCATGTTCGGCCGCTCGCCGGGCGCCGCGGTCCGCGCCGAGGACGAGACCCTCGACGAGCAGGGCCGGGCCCGCTTCACCCTCGTGACGCCGGAGGGCGCCGCGCCGGTCGCGCTGCGCCTGCACGGCTCGCACGCCGTCCCGAACGCGCTGGCCGCGGCCGCCGCCGCGCGCGCGGCGGGGCTCGCGACCGGGGCGGTCGCCGAGGCGCTGTCGGCGGCCGTGCCGGTCAGCCGGTGGCGGATGGAGGTCACCGAGCGGGCCGACGGGGTGACCGTGGTGAACGACGCCTACAACGCCAACCCCGACTCGACCCGCGCCGCGATCGACGTGCTCGTCCATCTGGCCCGCGGCCGCCGCGCCTACGCGGTGTTGGGCGAGATGGCCGAACTAGGTGACTCGTCCGTAGCGGAACATGCCAGTATCGGGCAGCATGTCGCGCGCAGCGGGATCGCCGGGTTCGTGGTGGTCGGCGCGCACGCGGCGGCGATGGCCGAAGGGGCCGGGCAGGTTGCGTCATGGACGGGAGAGTGCGTACAGGTGGATGACGTCGGCGCGGCGGTTACCGTGCTCAGAGAGCGGCTGGCGCCGCGGGACGTCGTGCTGGTGAAGGGCTCCCGCGTGGCCGGCCTGGAACGGGTGGCCGAGGCGATCCTCGCGGAGGACGGCCGATGA
- a CDS encoding AAA family ATPase — METDPPASHPARRGGRDAGGADAGGRDAGRDGGGGLDGLAHVANKIRDAVESVIEGKPSAVRLALTVLLAEGHLLIEDVPGVGKTMLAKALARSVDCSVRRVQFTPDLLPSDITGVSAYNQERREFEFKPGPVFANILVGDEINRASPKTQSALLECMEERQVTVDGTTYALEPPFMVISTQNPVEMEGTYPLPEAQRDRFTARISMGYPDPAAELEMLETHGETSPLDRLAPVAHASDVRDLIEVVRAQHVAPAVRQYAIDLVSATRRHPELRLGASPRATLHLVRAARAYAALDDRDYVVPDDIQDLAVPVLAHRLLPTAEAQVERRSPEQVVADLVKRLPVPSPGR, encoded by the coding sequence ATGGAGACCGACCCCCCGGCATCCCACCCGGCCCGGCGCGGCGGCCGTGACGCCGGCGGCGCGGACGCGGGAGGCCGTGACGCGGGCCGTGACGGAGGAGGCGGGCTCGACGGGCTCGCCCACGTCGCGAACAAGATCCGCGACGCCGTGGAGTCGGTGATCGAGGGCAAGCCCTCGGCCGTGCGGCTCGCGCTGACGGTGCTGCTGGCGGAGGGGCACCTGCTCATCGAGGACGTGCCCGGGGTCGGCAAGACGATGCTCGCCAAGGCGCTCGCGCGCTCGGTCGACTGCTCGGTGCGGCGCGTGCAGTTCACGCCCGACCTTCTGCCGAGCGACATCACCGGGGTCAGCGCCTACAACCAGGAACGGCGCGAGTTCGAGTTCAAGCCGGGCCCGGTGTTCGCCAACATCCTGGTCGGCGACGAGATCAACCGGGCGTCCCCGAAGACGCAGTCCGCGCTGCTGGAGTGCATGGAGGAGCGCCAGGTCACGGTCGACGGCACCACCTACGCGCTGGAGCCGCCGTTCATGGTGATCTCCACGCAGAACCCCGTGGAGATGGAGGGGACCTACCCGCTGCCCGAGGCGCAGCGCGACCGGTTCACCGCCCGCATCTCGATGGGCTACCCCGATCCCGCCGCCGAGCTGGAGATGCTCGAGACGCACGGCGAGACGTCCCCGCTCGACCGCCTCGCGCCCGTCGCGCACGCCTCCGACGTCCGCGACCTCATCGAGGTGGTGCGGGCCCAGCACGTCGCGCCGGCGGTGCGGCAGTACGCGATCGACCTCGTCTCCGCCACCCGCAGGCATCCGGAGCTGCGGCTCGGCGCGTCCCCGCGGGCGACCCTGCACCTGGTGCGGGCCGCGCGGGCCTACGCCGCGCTCGACGACCGCGACTACGTCGTCCCCGACGACATCCAGGACCTCGCCGTCCCCGTCCTCGCGCACCGGCTGCTGCCGACCGCCGAGGCGCAGGTGGAGCGCCGCAGTCCCGAGCAGGTGGTCGCCGACCTGGTGAAGCGGCTGCCGGTGCCCTCCCCCGGCAGGTGA
- the mraY gene encoding phospho-N-acetylmuramoyl-pentapeptide-transferase: protein MTNIIIAAGIALIFVGVGTPVWIRIVNRLGYGQMIRDEGPEAHLNKRGTPTMGGTVFIVGSLVGYAAAHLFTGEAPTISGILVLFLMTGLGLVGFVDDYIKVFKQRSLGLRSGAKMIGIVLVGVVFAVASLNFPNGYDVTPADPHLSFLRDFGPSIGPYLFVVWALLLIAAMSNGVNLTDGLDGLAAGPAGMVLAAYVIIGNWQLRNSCAAALAPNCYSVRDPLDLAVVAAAVLGGVFGFLWWNAPPAKIFMGDTGSLALGGVLVGLAILTRTQLLLAILCGLIVMITLSVIIQVGGFKMTGKRVFKMAPLQHHFELSGWAETTIVVRFWLMSALFVAIGIGLFYLEWMPKK, encoded by the coding sequence ATGACCAACATCATCATCGCCGCGGGGATCGCGCTGATCTTCGTCGGCGTCGGCACGCCGGTGTGGATCCGCATCGTCAACCGGCTCGGCTACGGCCAGATGATCCGCGACGAGGGCCCCGAGGCCCACCTGAACAAGCGCGGCACCCCCACGATGGGCGGGACGGTCTTCATCGTCGGCTCGCTCGTCGGCTACGCGGCCGCGCACCTGTTCACCGGGGAGGCCCCCACCATCTCGGGGATCCTGGTGCTGTTCCTGATGACGGGCCTCGGCCTCGTCGGGTTCGTCGACGACTACATCAAGGTGTTCAAGCAGCGCAGCCTCGGGCTCCGCAGCGGCGCCAAGATGATCGGCATCGTCCTCGTCGGCGTCGTGTTCGCGGTCGCGTCGCTGAACTTCCCCAACGGCTACGACGTCACCCCCGCCGACCCCCACCTGTCCTTCCTGCGCGACTTCGGCCCCTCGATCGGCCCGTACCTGTTCGTGGTGTGGGCGCTGCTGCTCATCGCGGCCATGTCGAACGGCGTGAACCTCACCGACGGGCTGGACGGCCTCGCCGCCGGCCCGGCCGGCATGGTGCTGGCCGCCTACGTCATCATCGGCAACTGGCAGCTGCGCAACAGCTGCGCCGCCGCCCTCGCCCCCAACTGCTACAGCGTCCGCGACCCCCTCGACCTCGCGGTGGTCGCCGCGGCCGTGCTCGGCGGCGTGTTCGGGTTCCTGTGGTGGAACGCCCCGCCCGCGAAGATCTTCATGGGCGACACCGGCTCGCTGGCCCTCGGCGGCGTGCTGGTCGGCCTGGCGATCCTCACCCGCACCCAGCTGCTGCTGGCGATCCTGTGCGGGCTGATCGTGATGATCACGCTTTCGGTGATCATCCAGGTCGGCGGGTTCAAGATGACCGGGAAACGCGTGTTCAAGATGGCCCCGCTGCAGCACCACTTCGAGTTGTCGGGCTGGGCCGAGACCACGATCGTCGTGCGCTTCTGGCTGATGTCCGCGCTGTTCGTGGCGATCGGCATCGGCCTGTTCTACCTGGAATGGATGCCGAAGAAGTGA
- the rsmH gene encoding 16S rRNA (cytosine(1402)-N(4))-methyltransferase RsmH, protein MNGLENGAGNGAGDHAAHDQGPGSGHVPVMLDRVLELLVPAAEAVAGRAPVYLDATLGMGGHAEAMLRAVPALRLIGLDRDTTALERSARRLAPFGDRVTLEHAVYDEIPSVLRRHRVRAVDAVLFDLGVSSPQLDEADRGFAYSYDAPLDMRMDRTQSLTAAEVVNGYPPAELARILREYGEERFAQRIAAAIVRERERAPLESTRRLADLVRTSIPAATRRTGGNPAKRTFQALRIEVNAELDTWRRALPAALDALPVGGRVVVLSYHSLEDRITKQVLAAQAADTTPPELPVPLPEHEPRFRLLTRGAEVASDEETTTNPRAGSVRMRAAERVREAT, encoded by the coding sequence ATGAACGGCCTGGAGAACGGAGCGGGGAACGGCGCAGGCGACCACGCGGCGCACGACCAGGGGCCCGGCAGCGGCCACGTCCCGGTCATGCTCGACCGCGTTCTCGAACTTCTCGTCCCCGCCGCGGAGGCCGTCGCCGGCCGCGCTCCCGTGTACCTCGACGCCACGCTCGGCATGGGCGGTCACGCCGAGGCGATGCTGCGGGCCGTCCCCGCGCTGCGCCTGATCGGCCTCGACCGAGACACCACGGCGCTGGAGCGGTCCGCGCGCAGGCTCGCCCCGTTCGGCGACCGCGTGACGCTGGAACACGCCGTCTACGACGAGATCCCCTCCGTGCTGCGCCGGCACCGCGTCCGGGCGGTCGACGCCGTCCTGTTCGACCTCGGCGTGTCCTCCCCGCAGCTCGACGAGGCCGACCGCGGCTTCGCCTACTCCTACGACGCCCCCCTCGACATGCGGATGGACCGCACCCAGAGCCTGACCGCGGCCGAGGTCGTCAACGGCTACCCGCCCGCCGAGCTCGCCCGCATCCTGCGCGAGTACGGCGAGGAGCGGTTCGCCCAGCGCATCGCCGCCGCGATCGTCCGCGAGCGCGAGCGCGCCCCGCTGGAGTCCACCCGGCGGCTCGCCGACCTGGTGCGCACCTCCATCCCCGCCGCCACCCGCCGCACCGGCGGCAACCCGGCCAAGCGCACCTTCCAGGCGCTGCGCATCGAGGTGAACGCCGAGCTCGACACCTGGCGCCGGGCGCTGCCCGCCGCCCTGGACGCGCTCCCGGTCGGCGGCCGGGTGGTCGTCCTGTCCTACCACTCGCTCGAGGACCGCATCACCAAGCAGGTCCTCGCCGCCCAGGCGGCCGACACGACTCCGCCGGAGCTGCCGGTCCCGCTGCCCGAGCACGAGCCGAGGTTCCGGCTCCTGACGCGCGGGGCCGAGGTGGCGTCCGACGAGGAGACCACGACCAATCCACGGGCCGGATCGGTGCGGATGCGCGCCGCGGAGCGCGTCCGGGAGGCGACATGA
- the mraZ gene encoding division/cell wall cluster transcriptional repressor MraZ, translating into MFLGTHSPRLDDKGRLFLPAKYREELSGGLVITKGQERCLYVFPMAEFQRITEALRAAPVTEKAVRSYSRVFFASASDEVPDKQGRVTIPPPLRKYAGLTRDCTVIGANTRLEIWDTQAWETYLEQEEQTFSDVSEEVLPGIL; encoded by the coding sequence GTGTTTCTCGGCACCCACTCACCGCGCCTCGACGACAAGGGACGACTGTTCCTGCCGGCGAAGTACCGCGAGGAGCTGTCGGGGGGATTGGTGATCACGAAGGGCCAGGAACGCTGCCTGTACGTCTTCCCCATGGCGGAGTTCCAGCGGATAACCGAGGCTCTGCGTGCCGCGCCGGTCACCGAGAAGGCGGTCCGGAGCTACAGCCGGGTCTTCTTCGCCAGCGCCTCCGACGAGGTGCCCGACAAGCAGGGCCGCGTCACGATTCCCCCGCCGCTGCGCAAGTACGCGGGGCTGACCCGCGACTGCACGGTCATCGGGGCCAACACGCGTCTGGAGATCTGGGACACCCAGGCCTGGGAGACCTACCTGGAGCAGGAGGAGCAAACCTTCTCCGACGTCTCGGAGGAGGTGTTGCCAGGGATTCTCTGA
- the murD gene encoding UDP-N-acetylmuramoyl-L-alanine--D-glutamate ligase, producing MDAEEVNERPWEGRPSDGRSVCVAGLGVSGRAAARVLAARGDRVTIVDARDGEEQRGHAAELEALGVTVRLGDGESLPADAGLVVTSPGWRPDAPLLAAAAAAGVEIIGEVELAWRLRPEGAAPWLAITGTDGKTTVVRMLACMLTAAGHKALAVGNVGTPIVEAVSRPYDVLAVELSSYQLHWSSSLAPYAATVLNVAPDHLDWHGSMDAYVGAKAKIFTPGCVAVYNADDDTSSALAERAGGVSRRIGFTLRVPRAGELGVVEELLVDRAFTDDPASQAAELAALGDVRPFAPHNVANALAAAGLARAFGVPPEAVREGLRAFVPDPHRIQHVADVAGVSYVNDSKATQPHAAAASLAAYDSVVWIAGGLLKGLDVDDLVRSCAGRLRGAVLMGRDRHRIAEALARHAPDVPVVDVPDTDTGAMDRVVAHASGLARPGDTVLLAPVGASFDMFANYPARGDAFIAAVERLSRDAR from the coding sequence ATGGATGCCGAAGAAGTGAACGAGCGCCCCTGGGAGGGCCGCCCCTCGGACGGCCGGAGCGTGTGCGTGGCCGGGCTCGGCGTGTCCGGCCGCGCCGCCGCCCGCGTCCTGGCCGCGCGCGGCGACCGCGTCACCATCGTCGACGCCCGCGACGGCGAGGAGCAGCGCGGGCACGCCGCCGAGCTGGAGGCCCTCGGGGTCACGGTCCGGCTCGGCGACGGCGAGTCCCTCCCGGCGGACGCCGGCCTCGTCGTGACCTCGCCGGGCTGGCGGCCGGACGCGCCGCTGCTCGCCGCGGCCGCCGCTGCCGGCGTCGAGATCATCGGAGAGGTGGAGCTGGCGTGGCGGCTCCGCCCCGAGGGCGCGGCACCCTGGCTGGCCATCACCGGGACGGACGGCAAGACCACCGTCGTGCGGATGCTGGCGTGCATGCTCACTGCCGCCGGCCACAAGGCCCTGGCCGTCGGGAACGTCGGCACTCCCATCGTGGAGGCGGTGAGCCGGCCTTACGACGTGCTGGCGGTGGAGCTTTCGAGCTACCAGCTGCACTGGTCCAGCTCGCTCGCCCCGTACGCGGCCACGGTGCTGAACGTCGCGCCCGACCACCTCGACTGGCACGGCTCCATGGACGCCTACGTCGGCGCCAAGGCCAAGATCTTCACTCCGGGGTGCGTCGCCGTCTACAACGCCGACGACGACACCTCCTCGGCGCTCGCCGAACGCGCCGGGGGAGTGTCCCGGCGGATCGGCTTCACCCTCCGGGTGCCGCGCGCCGGGGAGCTCGGCGTCGTGGAGGAGCTGCTGGTCGACCGGGCCTTCACCGACGACCCCGCGAGCCAGGCCGCCGAACTCGCCGCGCTCGGCGACGTGCGGCCGTTCGCGCCGCACAACGTCGCCAACGCGCTCGCCGCCGCCGGGCTGGCCCGCGCGTTCGGCGTGCCGCCCGAGGCCGTCCGCGAGGGGCTGCGCGCGTTCGTCCCCGACCCGCACCGCATCCAGCACGTCGCCGACGTCGCGGGCGTCTCCTACGTCAACGACTCCAAGGCGACCCAGCCGCACGCCGCCGCCGCGTCGCTCGCCGCCTACGACAGCGTCGTGTGGATCGCCGGCGGCCTCCTCAAGGGCCTGGACGTCGACGACCTGGTGCGATCGTGCGCCGGCCGGCTGCGCGGCGCCGTGCTGATGGGGCGCGACCGGCACCGGATCGCCGAGGCGCTCGCGCGACACGCCCCGGATGTCCCCGTGGTGGACGTCCCCGACACCGACACTGGGGCCATGGACCGCGTCGTCGCCCACGCCTCCGGCCTCGCCCGGCCCGGGGACACCGTGCTCCTCGCGCCCGTCGGGGCGTCCTTCGACATGTTCGCCAACTACCCGGCACGCGGGGACGCCTTCATCGCGGCGGTGGAGCGCCTCTCCCGGGACGCCCGGTAA
- a CDS encoding UDP-N-acetylmuramoyl-L-alanyl-D-glutamate--2,6-diaminopimelate ligase, whose amino-acid sequence MRPTTNPARPLSGLAALLGIGSDEQGGQGGRDGWDAVSATGITHDSRAVLPGDVYAALPGARAHGAQFSAQAAEAGAVAILTDADGHDRAAATGLPVLVARDVRARLGDAAAWVYGEPGHDITLIGVTGTSGKTTTVFLVEAGLRAAGIETGLVGGVEIRVGGDRVPSALTTPEATDLHALLATMRERGVGAAAMEVSSHALVQGRVGGARYEVAVFTNLSQDHLDYHPTMQDYFLAKARLFTPEYSRVGVINLDDHYGRELLEIATVPATTFSPSGDPAADWRAEDVRVGADGSVFRVVGPLGIEADGEVRLAGPFNVANALAAIVALVEAGIPLQAAVRGVASLPGVPGRLERVDEGQDFTTLVDYSHKPGAVEAVLNALRPVTEGDLAVVIGCGGDRDRGKRPLMGEAAARLADMAYLTNDNPRSEDPLAILAAMVEGGLKVPQPERAHIVVEPDRAAAIDLAVGRARRGDVVVVAGKGHEQGQNVAGEVHPFDDREVVRAALRRRADALRRQGQGTRGDGTQA is encoded by the coding sequence ATGCGTCCCACCACCAACCCGGCTCGTCCGCTGAGCGGACTCGCGGCGCTCCTTGGAATCGGATCGGACGAACAGGGCGGGCAGGGCGGGCGGGACGGATGGGACGCGGTGTCCGCCACGGGGATCACCCACGACTCGCGGGCCGTGCTGCCCGGCGACGTCTACGCGGCGCTGCCCGGCGCCCGCGCGCACGGCGCCCAGTTCTCCGCCCAGGCCGCCGAGGCCGGCGCCGTGGCGATCCTCACCGATGCCGACGGCCACGACCGGGCGGCGGCGACGGGCCTTCCCGTCCTGGTGGCGAGGGACGTCCGGGCGCGGCTCGGCGACGCGGCGGCGTGGGTGTACGGCGAGCCCGGGCACGACATCACCCTGATCGGCGTGACCGGCACGAGCGGCAAGACCACCACGGTGTTCCTGGTGGAGGCGGGCCTGCGCGCCGCCGGGATCGAGACGGGCCTGGTCGGCGGCGTGGAGATCCGGGTGGGCGGCGACCGGGTGCCGAGCGCGCTCACCACGCCGGAGGCGACCGACCTGCACGCGCTGCTCGCGACGATGCGCGAGCGCGGCGTCGGCGCCGCCGCGATGGAGGTGTCCAGCCACGCGCTGGTGCAGGGCCGGGTCGGCGGCGCCCGCTACGAGGTCGCCGTGTTCACGAACCTGTCCCAGGACCACCTCGACTACCACCCGACCATGCAGGACTACTTCCTCGCGAAGGCGCGGCTGTTCACGCCCGAGTACTCGCGGGTCGGCGTGATCAACCTCGACGACCACTACGGCCGCGAGCTGCTGGAGATCGCCACGGTGCCGGCGACGACGTTCTCCCCGAGCGGGGACCCGGCGGCCGACTGGCGGGCCGAGGACGTGCGCGTCGGCGCCGACGGCAGCGTGTTCCGCGTGGTCGGCCCCCTCGGCATCGAGGCCGACGGCGAGGTCCGCCTCGCCGGGCCCTTCAACGTCGCCAACGCCCTGGCCGCGATCGTCGCGCTCGTGGAGGCGGGCATCCCGCTGCAGGCGGCGGTCCGCGGGGTGGCGTCGCTGCCCGGCGTCCCCGGGCGGCTGGAGCGGGTCGACGAGGGGCAGGACTTCACGACCCTCGTCGACTACTCGCACAAGCCGGGCGCGGTCGAGGCCGTCCTGAACGCGCTGCGGCCCGTCACCGAGGGCGACCTCGCGGTGGTGATCGGCTGCGGCGGCGACCGCGACCGCGGCAAGCGGCCGCTCATGGGCGAGGCCGCCGCGCGGCTGGCCGACATGGCGTACCTCACCAACGACAACCCGAGGTCGGAAGATCCACTGGCCATCCTTGCCGCTATGGTCGAGGGCGGGCTCAAGGTGCCGCAGCCGGAGCGCGCGCACATCGTCGTGGAGCCCGACCGCGCCGCCGCGATCGACCTGGCCGTCGGCCGCGCCCGCCGCGGCGACGTGGTCGTCGTCGCGGGCAAGGGGCACGAGCAGGGCCAGAACGTGGCGGGCGAAGTACATCCGTTCGACGACCGCGAGGTCGTGCGCGCCGCGCTCCGGCGCCGTGCGGACGCGCTCCGGCGCCAGGGACAAGGGACAAGAGGGGACGGGACGCAGGCGTGA